In Kitasatospora sp. NA04385, a single genomic region encodes these proteins:
- a CDS encoding MarR family winged helix-turn-helix transcriptional regulator has product MSEDSDPAPSAVRASQQVRSVIGKLRRRIRSAAGTGDFTLTQASTVGRLLDSEGRGLTTSDLAVAEGMRHQSMATTIATLAGQGLVERSRDPEDGRRVLIGLTPEGRRRAEEGRRARGEWLAAELQKKCTEEERQTVIAAMAVLERIVQE; this is encoded by the coding sequence ATGAGCGAAGACTCCGACCCCGCACCGTCCGCCGTGCGCGCCTCGCAGCAGGTGCGGTCGGTGATCGGCAAGCTCCGCCGCCGCATCCGGTCCGCGGCCGGGACGGGGGACTTCACGCTGACCCAGGCGTCCACCGTGGGGCGGCTGCTGGACAGCGAGGGCCGGGGCCTGACCACCAGCGACCTCGCCGTCGCCGAGGGGATGCGCCACCAGTCGATGGCCACCACCATCGCCACCCTGGCCGGACAGGGCCTGGTCGAACGCAGCCGGGACCCGGAGGACGGCCGCCGGGTGCTGATCGGTCTCACCCCCGAGGGCCGCCGCCGCGCCGAGGAGGGCCGCCGGGCCCGCGGCGAGTGGTTGGCCGCCGAGTTGCAGAAGAAGTGCACCGAGGAGGAGCGACAGACCGTCATCGCGGCGATGGCCGTCCTCGAACGGATCGTCCAGGAGTGA
- a CDS encoding PHB depolymerase family esterase, producing the protein MLLSAGLLTGAPQASAAGLGQVTGFGSNPGNLAMYSYVPAGLPTGKPLVVALHGCTQTATDYYNNSGWAQLADRWGFSVVFPQTGSANNALSCFSWFDSGKDTRGKGEALSVKQMVDKAVALYGSDPSRVYVTGLSAGAGMAADLLADYPDVFAGGSIASGLPAQCATTQGAASGCQNSNQNLTPAQWGDKVRASYPGYTGPWPRVAIWHGSSDTTVAPVNATELRDQWTNVWGIGQSASATQSLPGGTTLSVYNDGAGRPAVQLYSISGMGHGLPVSPGSGTANCGQSGAYFLNTICSSYYTGLFWGLDGASASPSPSGSPSPSSSPSPSASPSSSPSASPSTRPLGCWTDNNYNQVAAGRAHQSGGYAYANGSNQNMGLWNLFVTHTLKETSAGYFVIADAGCAG; encoded by the coding sequence GTGCTGCTCTCCGCCGGGCTGCTTACCGGGGCGCCGCAGGCGTCCGCGGCCGGGCTCGGACAGGTCACCGGATTCGGCAGCAACCCCGGCAACCTGGCGATGTACAGCTACGTCCCGGCGGGGCTGCCCACCGGCAAGCCGCTGGTGGTGGCGCTGCACGGCTGCACCCAGACCGCCACCGACTACTACAACAACTCCGGCTGGGCGCAGCTCGCCGACCGCTGGGGCTTCTCGGTGGTCTTCCCGCAGACCGGCTCCGCCAACAACGCGCTGTCCTGCTTCTCCTGGTTCGACAGCGGCAAGGACACCCGGGGCAAGGGCGAGGCGCTGTCGGTCAAGCAGATGGTCGACAAGGCCGTCGCGCTGTACGGCAGCGACCCGTCCCGGGTGTACGTCACCGGCCTGTCCGCGGGCGCGGGCATGGCCGCCGACCTGCTCGCCGACTACCCCGACGTGTTCGCGGGCGGCTCGATCGCCTCCGGCCTGCCCGCCCAGTGCGCCACCACCCAGGGCGCCGCCTCCGGCTGCCAGAACTCCAACCAGAACCTGACGCCCGCCCAGTGGGGCGACAAGGTGCGCGCCTCCTACCCCGGCTACACCGGCCCGTGGCCGCGGGTGGCGATCTGGCACGGCAGCTCGGACACCACCGTCGCCCCGGTCAACGCCACCGAGCTGCGCGACCAGTGGACGAACGTGTGGGGCATCGGGCAGAGCGCCTCCGCGACCCAGTCGCTGCCCGGCGGCACCACGCTCAGCGTCTACAACGACGGCGCGGGCCGGCCCGCCGTCCAGCTGTACAGCATCTCGGGCATGGGCCACGGCCTGCCGGTCAGCCCCGGCAGCGGCACCGCGAACTGCGGGCAGAGCGGCGCGTACTTCCTGAACACCATCTGCTCCTCGTACTACACCGGCCTGTTCTGGGGCCTGGACGGCGCCTCCGCGTCCCCGTCGCCGTCCGGTTCCCCGTCGCCGTCCTCCTCGCCCTCGCCTTCCGCGTCCCCGTCCTCCTCGCCCTCCGCGTCCCCGTCGACCCGGCCGCTGGGGTGCTGGACGGACAACAACTACAACCAGGTCGCCGCGGGCCGGGCGCACCAGAGCGGCGGGTACGCGTACGCGAACGGGTCGAACCAGAACATGGGGCTGTGGAACCTGTTCGTCACGCACACCCTGAAGGAGACCTCCGCCGGGTACTTCGTGATCGCCGACGCGGGATGCGCCGGGTGA
- a CDS encoding 2-dehydropantoate 2-reductase, with protein sequence MSENRSTLPLRIAVFGAGSIGCRLGGALAARADVTLIGRGPAMAELDRAGLTLTGPGDRRLHARPRTAVDASAAAGADYVLVTVKSADTAAAARLLDPHLDGRSTVISFQNGRHNALVLREALPGRTVLAGMVPYNVVRTGPASFHQGTGGELMVERAGSARRFAETAAAAGLPVRLRADMPRVQAAKLLMNLNNAVNALSGLPLRQQLGSRPYRLVLARCQREALAVFAAAGLAPARLTPVPPQWMPSVLGLPDPVFRRVAAASLRVDARARSSMWEDLQRSRPTEIGELQGEVVALAERHGLPAPANRRLLDLVRAAESATEPPAWSGPALLAALDEQP encoded by the coding sequence GTGTCCGAGAACCGTTCGACGCTGCCGCTGCGGATCGCCGTGTTCGGGGCGGGCAGCATCGGCTGCCGACTGGGCGGGGCGCTGGCCGCCCGCGCCGACGTGACGCTGATCGGCCGGGGCCCCGCGATGGCCGAGCTGGACCGGGCCGGCCTGACCCTGACCGGCCCGGGCGACCGGCGGCTGCACGCCCGGCCGCGCACCGCCGTGGACGCCTCGGCGGCGGCCGGCGCCGACTACGTGCTGGTGACGGTCAAGTCCGCGGACACCGCGGCCGCCGCCCGGCTGCTCGACCCGCACCTGGACGGGCGCAGCACGGTGATCAGCTTCCAGAACGGCCGGCACAACGCGCTGGTGCTGCGCGAGGCGCTGCCCGGCCGGACGGTGCTGGCCGGGATGGTGCCCTACAACGTGGTGCGCACCGGCCCGGCCTCCTTCCACCAGGGCACCGGCGGGGAGCTGATGGTCGAACGGGCGGGCAGCGCACGGCGGTTCGCGGAGACGGCGGCCGCCGCCGGGCTGCCGGTGCGGCTGCGCGCGGACATGCCGCGGGTGCAGGCCGCGAAGCTGCTGATGAACCTCAACAACGCCGTCAACGCGCTCTCCGGACTGCCGCTGCGCCAGCAGCTCGGCAGCCGCCCGTACCGGCTGGTGCTGGCCCGCTGCCAGCGCGAGGCGCTGGCGGTGTTCGCCGCGGCGGGCCTGGCCCCGGCCCGGCTGACGCCCGTCCCGCCGCAGTGGATGCCGTCCGTGCTGGGCCTGCCCGACCCGGTGTTCCGCCGGGTCGCGGCGGCGAGCCTGCGGGTGGACGCCCGGGCCCGCTCCTCGATGTGGGAGGACCTGCAGCGCTCCCGGCCCACCGAGATCGGCGAACTGCAGGGCGAGGTGGTCGCGCTGGCCGAGCGCCACGGCCTGCCCGCCCCGGCCAACCGCCGGCTGCTCGACCTGGTCCGCGCGGCCGAGTCCGCCACCGAACCGCCCGCCTGGTCCGGCCCGGCCCTGCTCGCGGCCCTCGACGAGCAACCCTGA
- a CDS encoding MFS transporter, which produces MTDRTTATAPGGRLAEAPALDRRLVPPMVLGSVLNPINSTVIAVALVPIGAALGASPAQTAWLVSALYLATALGQPVVGRLIDLFGPRRLFLASTSLVGVAGVVGTLAPNLGTLIAARVVLGFGTCAGYPAAMALLRAESRRTGRDSPAGVLTLLAVANQTVAVIGPLLGGLLTSAGGWRATFALNVPLSLLAVTLGALRLPRQRPEPAEGEGTGPLKRIDLPGMALFAVLLLSLLLFLMHPHPDRWYLPLVTLAAAVAFTVRERRAEQPFIDVKVLGGNTPLLATYARALAAYVVAYAFLYGFAQWTEEGFGLTPLQAGLVQAPTFLVGIGVSVLAGRRGGIRATLLVGGLGQIAACALMLALGAHSPLWALLVLAVVFGIPQGANGLALQNSVFLQSDPARTGSSAGLLRTFAYLGSMVASAATAAAYGPHAGTAGMHQLAWVMLAAAVLFLLLTAFDRTLPALRTPAAAARG; this is translated from the coding sequence ATGACCGACCGTACGACCGCGACCGCCCCCGGCGGCCGGCTGGCCGAGGCGCCCGCGCTCGACCGCCGACTCGTCCCCCCGATGGTGCTCGGCTCCGTCCTCAATCCGATCAACTCCACCGTCATCGCCGTCGCGCTGGTCCCGATCGGTGCCGCGCTCGGCGCCTCGCCCGCGCAGACCGCCTGGCTGGTGTCCGCGCTCTACCTGGCCACCGCGCTCGGGCAGCCCGTGGTGGGACGGCTGATCGACCTGTTCGGTCCGCGCCGGCTCTTCCTCGCCAGCACCAGCCTGGTCGGCGTGGCCGGTGTCGTCGGCACGCTCGCGCCCAACCTGGGGACGCTGATCGCCGCCCGGGTCGTCCTCGGCTTCGGCACCTGCGCCGGCTACCCCGCCGCGATGGCGCTGCTGCGCGCCGAATCCCGGCGCACCGGACGCGACAGCCCCGCCGGGGTGCTCACCCTGCTCGCCGTCGCCAACCAGACCGTCGCCGTGATCGGCCCGCTGCTCGGCGGACTGCTCACCAGCGCCGGTGGCTGGCGCGCCACCTTCGCGCTGAACGTCCCGCTGTCGCTGCTCGCCGTCACCCTCGGCGCGCTGCGCCTGCCCCGGCAGCGGCCGGAGCCGGCAGAGGGGGAGGGCACCGGCCCGCTGAAGCGGATCGACCTGCCCGGGATGGCCCTGTTCGCCGTCCTGCTGCTCTCGCTGCTGCTGTTCCTGATGCACCCGCACCCCGACCGCTGGTACCTGCCGCTGGTCACGCTCGCCGCCGCCGTCGCCTTCACCGTCCGCGAGCGCCGCGCCGAACAGCCCTTCATCGACGTCAAGGTGCTCGGCGGCAACACCCCGCTGCTGGCCACCTACGCCCGCGCGCTGGCCGCCTACGTGGTCGCCTACGCCTTCCTGTACGGCTTCGCCCAGTGGACCGAGGAGGGCTTCGGGCTGACGCCGCTGCAGGCCGGGCTGGTACAGGCACCGACCTTCCTGGTCGGCATCGGCGTCTCGGTGCTGGCCGGGCGGCGCGGCGGCATCCGGGCGACCCTGCTGGTCGGCGGCCTCGGCCAGATCGCCGCCTGCGCGCTGATGCTGGCCCTGGGCGCGCACAGCCCGCTGTGGGCGCTGCTGGTGCTGGCCGTGGTGTTCGGCATCCCGCAGGGCGCCAACGGGCTGGCCCTGCAGAACTCCGTCTTCCTGCAGTCCGACCCGGCCCGCACCGGCTCCTCCGCCGGGCTGCTGCGCACCTTCGCCTACCTCGGCTCGATGGTGGCCTCCGCCGCGACCGCCGCCGCGTACGGGCCGCACGCGGGCACCGCGGGGATGCACCAGCTGGCCTGGGTCATGCTGGCGGCGGCGGTGCTGTTCCTGCTGCTCACCGCCTTCGACCGGACGCTGCCCGCACTGCGCACCCCCGCGGCGGCGGCCCGCGGCTGA
- a CDS encoding GNAT family N-acetyltransferase, producing MRATRTPPPTAPTLPRTVPELPAAHGYRLRRWGPEDTGLLREVAADPYVPLVTTVPAPYTEAGAAAYLESQRRRTEIGTGYPFVIVDPTGRPVGDVGLWVGELPLRGRATVGYWVAASARRRGAATAALGAVADWALDELALPGLELHVEPWNTGSIRTAERAGFRPTGLRTTHRSADGRPRDTRHYVRP from the coding sequence GTGAGAGCGACCCGCACCCCACCGCCGACCGCCCCGACGCTGCCCCGGACGGTGCCGGAACTCCCGGCCGCGCACGGCTACCGGCTGCGCCGCTGGGGCCCCGAGGACACCGGTCTGCTCCGCGAGGTGGCGGCCGACCCGTACGTCCCGCTGGTCACCACCGTGCCCGCGCCGTACACCGAGGCCGGGGCGGCGGCCTACCTGGAAAGCCAGCGGCGCCGGACCGAGATCGGCACCGGCTACCCCTTCGTGATCGTCGACCCGACGGGCCGTCCGGTCGGCGACGTCGGCCTCTGGGTGGGCGAACTGCCGCTGCGCGGCCGGGCGACCGTCGGCTACTGGGTGGCGGCCTCCGCCCGCCGCCGGGGCGCGGCCACGGCCGCCCTGGGCGCCGTCGCCGACTGGGCCCTGGACGAACTCGCCCTGCCCGGCCTGGAGCTGCACGTCGAGCCGTGGAACACCGGCTCGATCCGCACCGCCGAACGCGCCGGTTTCCGCCCCACCGGCCTGCGGACCACCCACCGGTCGGCGGACGGCCGGCCGCGCGACACCCGGCACTACGTCAGGCCGTAG
- a CDS encoding helix-turn-helix domain-containing protein: MNDFSAHAMGLVIREHREARQPPMSRAELAWRTECGRGGSLLIERFERGLISPGTYRLAAIALAFGLTPGQLAQEAKERTGLLAEEPGPPPGRLRERIEATERRRREVDERHDQRQKIAEEYAEAFSGASQDAHEAFFRRFVELAAGIGGAAEPEEAGAAGPDGLPAPMRVQAMSDGIAAGIRDVAAGTAATAVGGAVGAAVGGAAAYTAFTAAAAFGTASTGTAITALYGAAATNATLAVLGGGTLATGGAGMAGGVLLLGGIVAAPTVVLAATGLYVFKRHRAKKDERQARAETDAVQAQLDRSQRNFDIAVEASGRAAAVLEHIQVHGAHALERWAASLPPEPRDWESLDPGEQERYREFLTVAASCLAVGTIDVEALLAAEPGELREMERDIDGMLRYADRAVRSVG; this comes from the coding sequence ATGAACGACTTCAGTGCGCACGCGATGGGCCTGGTGATCCGCGAGCATCGCGAGGCCCGGCAACCCCCGATGAGCCGCGCGGAGTTGGCCTGGCGGACCGAGTGCGGGAGGGGCGGCTCGCTCCTGATCGAGCGCTTCGAGCGCGGCCTGATCAGCCCCGGAACGTACCGCCTGGCCGCCATCGCGCTCGCGTTCGGCCTGACCCCCGGGCAGTTGGCGCAGGAGGCGAAGGAACGCACCGGGCTCCTGGCCGAGGAACCGGGCCCGCCGCCGGGGAGGCTGCGCGAGCGGATCGAGGCGACGGAGCGGCGCCGGCGCGAGGTCGACGAGCGCCACGATCAGCGGCAGAAGATCGCCGAGGAGTACGCGGAAGCCTTCTCCGGCGCCAGCCAGGACGCCCACGAGGCGTTCTTCCGGAGGTTCGTCGAACTGGCCGCGGGCATCGGCGGGGCGGCCGAGCCGGAGGAAGCGGGGGCGGCGGGCCCGGACGGGCTGCCTGCGCCGATGCGGGTCCAGGCCATGTCCGACGGGATCGCTGCCGGGATCCGCGACGTCGCGGCGGGGACGGCCGCCACCGCGGTCGGAGGTGCGGTCGGGGCGGCGGTCGGCGGAGCCGCGGCCTACACCGCCTTCACCGCCGCCGCGGCCTTCGGGACGGCCTCCACGGGAACCGCGATCACCGCGCTGTACGGGGCCGCCGCGACGAACGCGACCCTCGCGGTCCTGGGCGGCGGCACGCTGGCCACCGGCGGCGCGGGCATGGCGGGCGGGGTGCTCCTGCTCGGAGGCATCGTCGCCGCCCCGACGGTGGTGCTGGCGGCCACCGGCCTCTACGTCTTCAAGCGGCACCGGGCCAAGAAGGACGAGCGGCAGGCGCGCGCCGAGACCGACGCCGTGCAGGCACAACTGGACCGGTCGCAGCGGAACTTCGACATCGCCGTCGAGGCGTCGGGGCGCGCCGCGGCCGTCCTGGAGCACATCCAGGTCCACGGCGCCCACGCCCTCGAACGGTGGGCGGCGAGCCTGCCCCCGGAGCCCCGGGACTGGGAGTCGCTGGACCCCGGGGAGCAGGAACGCTACCGGGAGTTCCTGACCGTGGCGGCCTCCTGCCTCGCCGTGGGCACCATCGACGTCGAGGCCCTCCTCGCGGCGGAGCCCGGCGAACTGCGCGAGATGGAGCGGGACATCGACGGGATGCTGCGGTACGCGGACCGGGCGGTCAGGTCGGTCGGCTGA
- a CDS encoding GNAT family N-acetyltransferase has translation MTPPITPRTTPSAVRAVLPAGYTARPFDPPADLSAVLDLLTVCERDLHGDAAVQADAGEFAAVLARPGFDPARDALLVHGPDGRLVAWAWSDRRCECRVHPAHRGRRLGTALLGWMENRAVEQGVGKLVQVVADLDATGLAMLRTYGYRPKGASWLLEIALDGLPEASELPPAPEGVSFRPFRAGDPWDEHEAHRVVEDAFADWKARRMPFAEWAEHAVHRESFAPERSPLAVSDADGRVLGVALALDQPGSGDGYVESLAVDRTHRHRGIARHLLQQTFRACRDAGLSRCTLWTHSGTGALDLYLKVGMTVRYTSVVLEKALPG, from the coding sequence ATGACCCCGCCGATCACTCCGCGCACGACCCCGTCCGCGGTCCGGGCCGTGCTGCCCGCCGGGTACACCGCCCGCCCGTTCGACCCGCCCGCCGACCTGTCGGCCGTCCTCGACCTGCTGACGGTCTGCGAGCGGGACCTGCACGGCGACGCGGCGGTGCAGGCCGACGCCGGGGAGTTCGCCGCCGTGCTGGCCCGCCCGGGCTTCGACCCGGCGCGCGACGCGCTGCTGGTGCACGGCCCGGACGGCCGACTGGTCGCCTGGGCGTGGAGCGACCGGCGCTGCGAGTGCCGGGTGCACCCCGCGCACCGCGGCCGCCGACTCGGCACCGCCCTGCTGGGCTGGATGGAGAACCGGGCCGTCGAACAGGGCGTCGGCAAGCTGGTCCAGGTCGTCGCCGACCTGGACGCGACCGGCCTGGCGATGCTGCGCACGTACGGGTACCGGCCGAAGGGCGCCAGCTGGCTGCTGGAGATCGCCCTGGACGGCCTGCCCGAGGCGTCCGAACTGCCGCCCGCGCCGGAGGGGGTGAGCTTCCGTCCGTTCCGGGCGGGCGACCCGTGGGACGAGCACGAGGCGCACCGGGTTGTGGAGGACGCGTTCGCGGACTGGAAGGCCCGCCGGATGCCCTTCGCGGAGTGGGCCGAGCACGCCGTGCACCGGGAGAGCTTCGCCCCCGAGCGCTCGCCGCTCGCCGTCTCGGACGCCGACGGCCGGGTGCTCGGCGTCGCCCTGGCCCTGGACCAGCCCGGCAGCGGCGACGGCTACGTGGAGAGCCTGGCCGTCGACCGCACCCACCGCCACCGGGGCATCGCCCGCCACCTGCTCCAGCAGACCTTCCGGGCCTGCCGGGACGCCGGGCTGAGCCGCTGCACGCTCTGGACGCACTCCGGGACGGGCGCACTCGACCTGTACCTCAAGGTCGGCATGACCGTCCGGTACACCTCGGTGGTGCTGGAGAAGGCCCTCCCGGGCTGA
- a CDS encoding nuclear transport factor 2 family protein — protein sequence MSATAPSPSPSPSPSPSDRTPRDVLARYRRAVLALDADALADLYALDAVHEFPFRFPGFPERYEGREAVRAGYRAAWGASPARPTAVEEGALHVSADPEVLVVEQVVRGEIAGGRGPFAVPGLLVLRVRDGLIVHVRDYMDGLAASGARTSAEQE from the coding sequence ATGTCCGCCACCGCCCCGTCGCCGTCGCCGTCCCCGTCGCCGTCCCCGTCCGACCGCACGCCGCGGGACGTGCTGGCGCGCTACCGCCGGGCGGTGCTCGCCCTGGACGCGGACGCCCTCGCCGACCTGTACGCGCTGGACGCCGTGCACGAGTTCCCGTTCCGCTTCCCGGGGTTCCCGGAGCGCTACGAGGGCCGGGAGGCGGTGCGGGCCGGGTACCGGGCGGCGTGGGGGGCGAGCCCGGCCCGGCCGACCGCGGTCGAGGAGGGCGCCCTGCACGTGTCGGCCGACCCCGAGGTGCTGGTGGTGGAGCAGGTCGTGCGGGGCGAGATCGCGGGCGGCCGGGGCCCGTTCGCGGTGCCGGGCCTGCTGGTGCTGCGGGTCCGGGACGGGCTGATCGTGCACGTCCGCGACTACATGGACGGCCTGGCCGCCTCCGGCGCCCGGACCTCGGCCGAGCAGGAGTAG
- a CDS encoding HAD family phosphatase has protein sequence MDLVRTLGKPVELVVFDCDGVLVDSERIAVRVQVELGAQLGWPLGPDEVVERFIGRSHAAIWEQIGERLGRGAAAEWERRFEQRHRELVDAELTPVDGVVAALDALEALGLPYCVASSGSQAKMRHTLGRTGLYGRFAGRIFSADEVARGKPFPDVFLHAAAGMGCAPEVCVVVEDSPTGLRAARAAGMRRLGYTPGPAGRALTGGEFGRRHFGKDGYQEPDSQGREGDEDADDTVLFSDMRHLPALLRSLAG, from the coding sequence ATGGACCTTGTGCGCACCCTCGGGAAGCCCGTCGAGCTGGTGGTGTTCGACTGCGACGGCGTGCTGGTCGACAGCGAGCGGATCGCGGTCCGGGTGCAGGTCGAGCTCGGTGCGCAGCTCGGTTGGCCGCTGGGCCCGGACGAGGTGGTGGAGCGGTTCATCGGCCGGAGCCACGCCGCGATCTGGGAGCAGATCGGCGAGCGATTGGGCCGCGGCGCCGCGGCCGAGTGGGAGCGGCGCTTCGAGCAGCGGCACCGCGAGCTGGTGGACGCCGAACTGACGCCCGTGGACGGCGTCGTGGCGGCCCTGGACGCGCTGGAGGCGCTCGGCCTGCCGTACTGCGTCGCCTCCAGCGGCAGCCAGGCCAAGATGCGGCACACCCTCGGCCGCACCGGGCTGTACGGGCGCTTCGCCGGGCGGATCTTCAGCGCCGACGAGGTCGCCCGCGGCAAGCCCTTCCCGGACGTCTTCCTGCACGCCGCCGCCGGGATGGGCTGCGCGCCCGAGGTCTGCGTTGTCGTCGAGGACAGCCCCACCGGGCTCCGGGCCGCCCGCGCCGCCGGCATGCGCCGCCTGGGCTACACCCCCGGCCCGGCCGGACGGGCGCTCACCGGCGGCGAGTTCGGACGGCGGCACTTCGGGAAGGACGGGTACCAGGAGCCCGACAGCCAGGGGCGGGAGGGAGACGAGGACGCGGACGACACCGTGCTGTTCTCCGACATGCGGCACCTGCCCGCGCTGCTGCGCTCGCTCGCCGGCTGA
- a CDS encoding PP2C family protein-serine/threonine phosphatase, whose translation MPTISDNSSPGWSRPLLGLIVRLSPFLLIALSAAADAETPAGQRYDRFVAAAPALAAATWGSFGTLAIGVLAVAAEVVLALLRDGQVGASAASVIAATVTVTLAASYTAGMRVRRERDLALVRSVARTAQQVVLRPLPDRLGDVGLALYYNAAAEQAQIGGDLYEAVRTPFGVRIILGDVQGKGLPAVEMAAALLGSFREAAYDAKDLPALASRLEIGLQRYAERASSSDASERFATAVLLEIPDDRPEAYLLNCGHPPPVLLCPDGEVRPVEPQVPLPPLNLSALVSSEYHPQTVPFGPGDRVLLYTDGVSETRDGSGEFYPLTGRLARWTGDPDVTLLENLRRDLRRYAGGPADDDVAALLATRLPADGPPGGGEPADAEPADGERPTTA comes from the coding sequence ATGCCCACCATCAGCGACAATTCCTCCCCCGGCTGGAGCCGGCCGCTGCTCGGCCTGATCGTCCGGCTGTCGCCCTTCCTGCTGATCGCCCTGTCCGCGGCCGCGGACGCCGAGACCCCGGCCGGGCAGCGCTACGACCGGTTCGTGGCCGCCGCGCCCGCCCTCGCCGCGGCGACCTGGGGCTCGTTCGGGACGCTGGCGATCGGCGTGCTCGCGGTGGCCGCCGAGGTGGTGCTGGCGCTGCTCCGGGACGGGCAGGTCGGCGCGTCGGCGGCCTCGGTGATCGCGGCGACCGTGACGGTCACCCTGGCCGCCTCGTACACCGCCGGGATGCGGGTGCGCCGCGAACGCGACCTGGCGCTGGTGCGCTCGGTGGCGCGCACGGCGCAGCAGGTGGTGCTGCGCCCGCTGCCGGACCGGCTCGGCGACGTCGGCCTGGCGCTGTACTACAACGCGGCGGCGGAGCAGGCCCAGATCGGCGGCGACCTGTACGAGGCGGTGCGCACGCCGTTCGGGGTCCGGATCATCCTGGGCGACGTGCAGGGCAAGGGGCTGCCCGCGGTGGAGATGGCGGCGGCGTTGCTCGGCTCGTTCCGGGAGGCCGCGTACGACGCGAAGGACCTGCCCGCGCTGGCGAGCCGGCTGGAGATCGGCCTGCAGCGGTACGCGGAGCGGGCCTCCTCCTCGGACGCGTCGGAGCGTTTCGCCACCGCCGTGCTGCTGGAGATCCCGGACGACCGGCCGGAGGCGTACCTGCTCAACTGCGGGCACCCGCCGCCGGTGCTGCTCTGCCCGGACGGGGAGGTGCGGCCGGTGGAGCCGCAGGTGCCGCTGCCGCCGCTGAACCTGTCGGCGCTGGTGTCCAGCGAGTACCACCCGCAGACCGTCCCGTTCGGGCCGGGCGACCGGGTGCTGCTGTACACCGACGGCGTCAGCGAGACCCGGGACGGGAGCGGCGAGTTCTACCCGCTGACCGGGCGGCTGGCCCGCTGGACCGGGGACCCGGACGTCACGCTGCTGGAGAACCTCCGCCGGGACCTGCGCCGCTACGCGGGCGGGCCCGCCGACGACGACGTGGCGGCGCTGCTGGCGACCCGGCTGCCGGCGGACGGGCCGCCCGGGGGCGGGGAGCCCGCGGACGCAGAGCCTGCGGACGGAGAGCGGCCGACCACGGCCTGA
- a CDS encoding alpha/beta hydrolase codes for MHFTSEQHLDGDVLEREFLLDGIPGVLWTPASATADTPAPLLLLGLPPLGLRRMHPRLAARARHAAADGFASATIELPGSGERPRVPALDLARAELRRAIEAGGPVSAEVIDAVVLPLVDLAVPEWRAALDALLALPGLGGPVGYSGGVISIGVRLAAVEPRIAAAVLFAGSLLPRATFEEARRVTVPLHVLLQWDDEGNDRQASLDLFDAFASAEKSLNANMGGHTGVPEYAGEAAAGFFARHLKP; via the coding sequence GTGCACTTCACCTCCGAACAGCACCTCGACGGCGACGTCCTGGAGCGCGAGTTCCTCCTCGACGGAATCCCCGGTGTCCTGTGGACGCCCGCGTCCGCCACCGCCGACACGCCCGCGCCGCTGCTCCTGCTCGGCCTCCCGCCGCTCGGCCTGCGCCGGATGCACCCCCGGCTGGCGGCCCGGGCCCGGCACGCGGCCGCCGACGGCTTCGCCTCGGCCACCATCGAACTGCCCGGCAGCGGCGAGCGCCCCCGCGTCCCCGCCCTCGACCTGGCCCGCGCCGAGCTGCGCCGGGCCATCGAGGCCGGCGGGCCGGTGAGCGCGGAGGTCATCGACGCCGTGGTCCTGCCCCTGGTCGACCTGGCCGTCCCCGAGTGGCGGGCCGCGCTGGACGCCCTGCTGGCGCTGCCCGGCCTGGGCGGGCCGGTCGGCTACTCGGGCGGCGTCATCTCGATCGGCGTCCGCCTCGCCGCGGTCGAACCGCGCATCGCGGCCGCCGTCCTCTTCGCGGGCAGCCTGCTCCCCCGCGCCACCTTCGAGGAGGCCCGCCGGGTCACCGTCCCGCTGCACGTCCTGCTCCAGTGGGACGACGAGGGCAACGACCGGCAGGCCTCGCTGGACCTGTTCGACGCCTTCGCCTCGGCGGAGAAGTCCCTGAACGCCAACATGGGCGGCCACACCGGCGTCCCCGAGTACGCCGGGGAGGCCGCCGCCGGGTTCTTCGCCCGTCACCTGAAGCCGTAG